A single window of Eucalyptus grandis isolate ANBG69807.140 chromosome 1, ASM1654582v1, whole genome shotgun sequence DNA harbors:
- the LOC104443760 gene encoding WAT1-related protein At5g07050, which yields MEGKAGRWSDFMQRARPYIAMMSLQFGYAGMNIITKVSLNRGMSHYVLVVYRHAFATVVIAPFALILERKVRPKMTFLVFMQIFVLGLLGPVIDQNLYYAGLKFTSPTFSCAMSNMLPAMTFVMAALFRMEKVDMKKVRCVAKVVGTVVTVGGAMLMTLYKGNVLTFPWSAHLHGHATNGSEAPESADQDWVKGSIFLIIATFAWASFFILQAVTLKRYPAHLSLTAMVVFMGTLQSIAVTFVVEHKASVWSIGFDMNLLAAAYAGIVSSSLAYYVQGLVMKKRGPVFVTAFSPLMMIIVAIMGSFILAEKIYLGGVLGSVLIVVGLYSVLWGKYKEYQEKEAEEIPEPVKDHQNGHTHDLEAANDDNHLKMQNLGSSAAAAVPVTVTGPTIQPPLVAMMAPRPN from the exons ATGGAGGGAAAAGCAGGAAGGTGGAGCGACTTCATGCAGAGGGCGAGGCCCTACATCGCGATGATGTCACTGCAGTTCGGCTATGCGGGCATGAACATCATCACCAAGGTATCCCTCAACCGTGGCATGAGCCACTACGTCCTCGTCGTCTACCGGCATGCCTTTGCCACCGTCGTCATCGCCCCGTTCGCCCTCATCCTTGAGAG GAAGGTGAGGCCGAAGATGACATTCCTCGTGTTCATGCAAATCTTTGTGCTGGGCCTTCTTGG GCCGGTGATCGATCAGAACCTTTACTACGCGGGTCTGAAATTCACATCCCCAACCTTCTCATGCGCCATGAGCAACATGCTCCCCGCGATGACTTTCGTCATGGCGGCTCTCTTCAG GATGGAGAAGGTGGACATGAAGAAAGTAAGGTGCGTGGCGAAGGTGGTGGGGACAGTGGTGACGGTGGGCGGCGCCATGCTAATGACGCTATACAAGGGAAATGTCCTCACCTTCCCATGGTCCGCTCACCTCCACGGCCACGCCACGAATGGCTCAGAGGCACCTGAGTCCGCCGACCAGGACTGGGTGAAGGGCtccatcttcctcatcatcgCCACTTTCGCTTGGGcctccttcttcatcctccag GCAGTGACCTTGAAGAGATACCCAGCACATCTTTCACTGACGGCAATGGTGGTGTTCATGGGCACGCTTCAGTCCATCGCTGTGACGTTCGTGGTGGAGCACAAGGCTTCCGTCTGGTCCATTGGCTTCGACATGAACCTTCTCGCCGCCGCCTATGCT GGGATAGTGTCATCGAGCCTCGCGTACTATGTTCAAGGGCTGGTCATGAAGAAAAGAGGCCCGGTCTTCGTCACCGCTTTCAGCCCCCTGATGATGATCATCGTGGCCATCATGGGCTCCTTCATCCTCGCCGAGAAGATCTACCTCGGAGG GGTTCTTGGTTCGGTCCTGATAGTGGTCGGGCTCTACTCGGTTTTGTGGGGCAAGTACAAGGAGTACCAGGAGAAGGAGGCAGAGGAGATCCCTGAGCCAGTCAAGGACCATCAGAACGGCCACACACACGACCTCGAAGCCGCTAACGACGACAACCACCTCAAGATGCAGAACCTTGGCTCCTCAGCAGCAGCGGCAGTGCCAGTGACCGTTACAGGCCCGACCATTCAGCCTCCGTTGGTCGCCATGATGGCCCCGAGGCCCAACTGA
- the LOC104443755 gene encoding cytochrome P450 98A2, whose amino-acid sequence MALPLILLSIPLLLLLLAHQLYQRLRFKLPPGPRAWPVVGNLYDIKPVRFRCFAEWSQAYGPIISVWFGSTLNVVVSSSELAKEVLKENDQQLADRHRSRSAAKFSRDGQDLIWADYGPHYVKVRKVCTLELFTPKRLEALRPIREDEVTAMVESIFKDCTNPDNSGKTLLVKKYLGAVAFNNITRLAFGKRFMNAEGVIDEQGLEFKAIVSNGLKLGASLAMAEHIPWLRWMFPLEEEAFAKHSARRDRLTRAIMEEHTVARQKSGAKQHFVDALLTLKDKYDLSEDTIIGLLWDMITAGMDTTAISVEWAMAELIKNPRVQQKAQEELDRVVGFERVVTESDFSNLPYLQCIAKEALRLHPPTPLMLPHRSNSHVKIGGYDIPKGSNVHVNVWAIARDPAVWNSPLEFRPERFLEEDVDMKGHDFRLLPFGAGRRVCPGAQLGINLVTSMLGHLLHHFVWTPPQGTKPEEIDMSENPGLVTYMSTPVQAVATPRLPSELYKRVPYEM is encoded by the exons ATGGCTCTCCCACTGATCCTCCTCTCcatccccctcctcctcctcctcctcgcccaCCAGCTCTACCAGCGGCTCCGGTTCAAGCTCCCGCCGGGGCCGCGGGCCTGGCCGGTGGTCGGCAACCTCTACGACATCAAGCCCGTGCGGTTCCGGTGCTTCGCGGAGTGGTCCCAGGCCTACGGGCCCATCATATCGGTCTGGTTCGGTTCCACCCTGAACGTGGTCGTGTCGAGCTCGGAGCTGGCCAAGGAGGTGCTCAAGGAGAACGACCAGCAGCTGGCGGACCGGCACCGGAGCCGGTCGGCCGCCAAGTTCAGCAGGGACGGCCAGGACCTCATATGGGCCGACTACGGCCCCCACTACGTGAAGGTCAGGAAGGTGTGCACGCTGGAGCTCTTCACCCCCAAGCGGCTCGAGGCCCTCCGCCCCATCCGGGAGGACGAGGTCACCGCCATGGTCGAGTCCATCTTCAAGGATTGCACCAACCCTG ATAATTCGGGAAAGACCCTGCTGGTGAAGAAGTACCTGGGGGCGGTCGCCTTCAACAACATAACGAGGCTGGCGTTTGGGAAGAGGTTCATGAACGCCGAGGGCGTGATAGACGAGCAGGGCCTCGAGTTCAAGGCGATCGTGTCCAACGGGCTGAAGCTTGGCGCATCGCTCGCCATGGCGGAGCACATCCCGTGGCTTCGCTGGATGTTCCCGCTGGAGGAGGAAGCGTTCGCCAAGCACAGCGCGAGGAGGGACCGCCTCACCCGGGCCATCATGGAGGAGCACACGGTAGCCCGCCAGAAGAGCGGGGCCAAGCAGCATTTCGTCGACGCCCTGCTCACCCTCAAGGACAAATACGACCTCAGCGAAGATACCATCATAGGACTCCTCTGG GACATGATCACAGCAGGCATGGACACTACTGCTATTTCAGTGGAGTGGGCGATGGCGGAGCTGATCAAGAACCCGAGGGTGCAACAGAAGGCCCAAGAGGAGCTCGACCGGGTCGTCGGGTTCGAGCGTGTGGTGACTGAGTCCGACTTCTCGAACCTCCCTTACCTCCAGTGCATTGCTAAGGAAGCGCTCCGGCTGCACCCTCCGACCCCGCTGATGCTCCCCCACCGGTCCAACTCCCACGTCAAGATCGGCGGCTACGACATCCCCAAGGGGTCGAACGTCCACGTGAATGTATGGGCCATCGCCCGCGACCCGGCCGTCTGGAATAGCCCGCTCGAGTTCAGGCCCGAGCGGTTCCTCGAGGAAGATGTGGACATGAAGGGCCACGACTTCAGGCTGCTCCCGTTCGGCGCAGGCAGGAGGGTGTGCCCTGGCGCACAGCTCGGGATCAACCTGGTCACGTCCATGCTGGGCCACCTGCTGCACCACTTCGTCTGGACTCCGCCGCAAGGGACAAAGCCGGAGGAGATCGACATGTCCGAGAACCCCGGGCTGGTCACGTACATGTCGACGCCTGTGCAAGCCGTGGCCACGCCTAGGCTACCCTCCGAACTGTACAAACGCGTGCCGTATGAAATGTAA
- the LOC104443748 gene encoding cysteine proteinase inhibitor — MKLNRFCVALALVAAVLCASTEVGLCGEGQIIRMKPGGVHNCKGSQNSAQIEGLARFAVEEHNKNENALLEFARVLKAKEQVVAGTLYHLTLEAVDAGKKKIYEAKVWVKPWMNFKQLQEFKYAEDVPASKASGLGVKRGH, encoded by the exons ATGAAGCTCAACAGGTTCTGCGTCGCCTTGGCGCTTGTGGCGGCGGTCCTGTGCGCGTCGACCGAGGTGGGTCTGTGCGGAGAAGGCCAGATCATAAGGATGAAGCCCGGCGGGGTCCACAACTGCAAGGGTAGCCAGAACAGCGCCCAGATCGAGGGCCTTGCTCGTTTCGCTGTCGAGGAGCACAATAAAAATGAG AATGCGCTTCTCGAGTTTGCTCGTGTGTTGAAGGCCAAAGAGCAGGTAGTTGCCGGGACTTTGTACCATCTTACCCTTGAGGCTGTTGATGCCGGCAAGAAGAAGATCTATGAAGCGAAAGTGTGGGTGAAGCCGTGGATGAACTTCAAGCAGCTGCAGGAGTTCAAGTATGCTGAGGACGTGCCTGCCTCCAAGGCTTCTGGCCTCGGCGTCAAGCGAG GTCACTGA